DNA sequence from the Candidatus Sulfuricurvum sp. RIFRC-1 genome:
GGGTTACTACTTTAGATGTGACTATCTACGATGTTTCCGTTGTAACCATTGTCCCGATTTTTAAAGGTAAGACATTTATCGGTATCATCCAAACCGTTGCTAAAATCGACCGCGTTCAAAAACGTCTGGATGCCCATTCAGGGATAAAAAGTGCCATAGCTTTTGATACCAAAAAACTTAAAAATCTTTTACCCGATGCAAACCATATTACCTATCACAGTTATTCACTTGTCTCTTCAAATGACACCCTTTTCGATCATCTTCCTTCCAATTTCAACTTTGAGCAAAGCAATCGCTATACTATCGATATTCATGAGTATGTGATCGCTTCACGTTCTCTAACCAACTATAAAAATGAAGTCATAGCCATGATGACCTGCGCATTTGACATTACAGCAGATGTCCGTGAATATGAAAGAGAACTTCGAAATCTACTCATAATCAGCTTTGTATTGTTAGCGGTTATCGGGATCGTCTTACATTACGGTTTTCAAATCTTCATCCGCCGAATCGATCGTGATGCTCAAGTTACCCGAGAACTGAATCAAAAACTATCCCATCAGCTTCATAGTGATCATCTCACCTCTCTCCCTAATCGAAATGCACTCATCCGCGATATCCATTCCAGCCGCTTTTATGCCCTTATCCTTTTAAATATCGATAATTTCAAAGAGATCAACGATTTTTACGGTCATGCCATCGGAGATGAGACGATTCTAGCACTCACACACTCTATCCAAGAAGCGATTCAAAATCTTCCAATGAAGCTCTACAAGATGCCCTCAGATGAGTATGCAATCGCCCTCATTGAACCGATGGACTCAACCCAGCTTGAAGCGTCACGCCTCACCATCATCCATCATCTGGAATCCAAGTACTACAATATTCATGGAGCCAGTATCTATGTCACCCTAACGATGGGGATGGATATCGCTCTGCGCAATCGAATAACCAATTCAACCAATCTCCTCACCAATGCCGATATGGCGTTAAAAGCCGCTAAAAAACGACACCTTAGCTACTTGCTCTACGATGAGACAATGCAAATCAAACAAGAGTACCAAAACAATATTTTATGGAGCAAAAAAGTCAAAGAGGCAATCGAAGAGAAACGGTTTGTTCTCTATTATCAACCAATTCTTGACTCTAAAACCGGAGAATTGGTCGAGTATGAAGCGCTCATCCGTATGATCGATACCAATGGTTCAACCATTGCTCCGGGCTATTTTCTCCCGGCTGCGAAGCAATCGCGTCTCTACCCGCTTATTTCACAGTTCGTCATTGATGAAGTCTTTAAGATGCTCGAAACGACTCCTCACCGCTACTCCATTAATCTCTCTGTTGATGATATTTTTGATAAGCCTACCAAACACTTTTTAATAAGCAAGCTCCATTCTACCGCTCATGCAAAACGGCTTATTTTTGAACTTTTAGAGAGTGAAGGGATTGAAAACTATCAGGAAGTTTCTTCATTTATCGCCGAAGTTAAAGAGTTTGGCTGTCGCATCGCTATCGATGATTTCGGCACAGGGTATTCCAATTTTGCCCATATTTTACGGCTTGATGTCGATATCCTTAAAATCGACGGTTCATTGATCCGTAACATCGATACCGATACCAATGCGCAAACGATTCTAACCGCCGTTACCGAATTCTCCAAACGGCTGAATCTAAAAACGGTAGCCGAATTTGTCCACTCCGAAGCGGTCTATGATAAATGTAAAGAGTTAGGGGTGGATTATCTCCAAGGATATTATCTCGGAGAGCCTAAGCCATTGGATTAAAATGAGAGGGTAAAGCGGAACCCTTTACGTTCTCCCTCACACACCCCAATCTCTCCGCCATGTGATTCGACGATATTTTTAGCCAATACCAGTCCCAAACCATTACCCCGTTCTTTCGTACTTTTAAACGCTTCAAAAAGCCACTTCTTGTTCTCGATGGCGATTCCGCTGTCATAGACTTCAAAAAGATGAAACTGTCCCACTTTGGAGTGGAGTATTTCGATTTTTCCCTCATCCTCTTCGTCCAGTTCTATTGCATCAATCGCATTAAACACGAAATTCGAGAACAACATCGTTAATAAATCCAAATCCCCAAAAAGTTCAAAATCCTCTTGGGGAAATACAAACTCAATATTTTTGGCATAACTGTAATACCCGATAGCACTCATCAACGCTTCGCGTATTTGATTCCAATGAAGCCTGTTTTTCTGAGCGCTCACCCCTTTGGAGAACATCAATGTCGCTTTGATGATCCGTTCGATCCGATAGAGCGATTTTTGAATCTCTTCCACAATAGGACGATTTTCAGGGATAACCCTTTTGATCAACGTCGATGCGAGAAGAGCGATCGAGCCGACAGGATTGCGGATTTCATGACTCAGATGTGCCGCCATCTGCCCCATGGTCGCGAGGTTCTCTTTACGCTTTTGTTCGGTGATATCGGTCGCACTAAAAAGGTGCTTTTCGTTGTGGTGAACCGATTTAATCAGATAAGAGCGCTCTTCAAAATGTACCTCATAATCCTCTTCCACGAATCGGAGTGTTTCAAACAAGGAGCTCAAAGATTTAGCCTGAGAGTTTTGTAGAAATATCGTCCCGTCCGTCTCAACGATCCAAATCGCATTGGGAAGAAACTCGATCACCTGCTCAATCGTACTTTGAAGATAATCATACGATTGGCGAAGGGCGACATACTCCTCTTCAACCTTGTAGGTTTGATCGATAAGGGATTTAAGTTCTGCGGGAGAAATAACCTCAGACATTAAAAATCGCCCACATGCATCAAAATACGGTAGAGTCCATAAGCATCACTGATACCGGAAAGTTCACGAATAGAGTGCATACCGAGCGTCGGAACCCCCACATCGATCGTCTCAATCCCCAAACGGGTTGCAGTGATCGGACCGATCGTACTGCCACATCCCATATCACTGCGGGTGATAAAGGTTTGAATCGGAATATGCAGCGCTCTGGCACATTGTACAAACCGCCCCTGCGTTCGAGCGGAAGTCGCGTAACGTTGATTGGAGTTGATCTTGATAGCAACCCCTTGGTTCAAAATTGGAGCGTGTTCTGACTCATGTTTGGTTGGAAAATTGGGATGCTGTGCATGGGCATTATCACACGATACCATCAAAGAACGGCGCATCAATGTGGTAAAATTTTCACCTGCGATACGGCGAAGGGTCTCTTCCACAAACGTCCCCCCTGCCCCGACATGAGAGTCACTCCCCACCTCTTCATGATCCATACACGCTAACATCATCGGATACGAGGTTTCGAGCAAAGCATTCATCCCGACATAACAGCTGAGGAGATTATCCAAACGTGCCGAGGTGATAAATTCCCCGTTGACCCCGACAAAAGAGCCTTTTTGCAGATCATAGAAACTGAGTTCATGGGCTAAAAGGGTAAGAGAGGCAGTATCTTCTTGAATCTGTGAGAGAATAAAGGTTTCGAAATCGACATCCCCCGTCGCGATGATGGGGACGATGTCACTCTGGGCGTTGATAGAGCGGGAACTGTTCGCTTCACGGTCAAGATGGATAGCAAGCGAGGGGATAAAAGCGATAGGATAATCGATAGTGATCAGAGCCTCTTTACGCACCTCTCCATCGAGATAAACAACACGTCCGGCTAACCCCAAATCACGATCAAACCACGGATTAAGAAGCACTCCACCATAGGGTTCGACTCCGAGTCGTTTTACCCCTGCGGAGGTTGTCAGAGGATTGGGTTTGAGGCGCAGATGAGGAGAATCGGTATGAGCCCCTACGATGGTGTACCCTTTTTCATTACATGGCGGATAGGTAAACGCGATAATCGAAGAGTCGTTACGGGTAACGTAGTAGTCTTTATCCTCTTCGAGATTCCAGACCTGATCCTCTTCAAGACCGATAAATCCGCGACACTCCAATGCTTTTTTAATCCATGCCACCGCATGAAACGGTGTCGGAGAAGCATCGATAAAATTGATAAGTTCTTCGTTAAATTCGCGCATAATTACCCTTTCTTTTCTGTTTTTAAAAACAATCTATCAAAATCGCTCACATACTCCTTGTCTTGAACCACTCTAAATTTTTCATATTCATCCAAAGCCAATGCAATGGCAATTTCATGAGAAATTTTGCCTTTATGATCCAATACCTCTTTTTCATTGAACTGTAAAAAAGCATCGAGTTTTGCCACCCAATCTTTCATACTCATCACTTGTTTATTTTTGGCTTGAAACTCTGCATAATCAAGATACATTGTGACAATCCGATTGAAAAAATCCAACTCTTCTAGTGTGAGATAGTTTTTGGCTACTACCACATCGGCTCTTCTAATTTTGCCATCGGGTGAGTTTTTCCAGCTTGTAAGTCCAATGTTGTCTTTATTGCTACCCACTCGATTATAGATGATTTCAGCAGCTGTCTCGCCTACTATCGCCCAATGGAGTTTATTTTGCACGGTCGCAAAAAACTCTCTACTCGTTTCGTGATTTGGGTCATAGTCCGCACTGCACTGCGCATAAATATCGGTAATCTTCTGATAAAGCCGCCGCTCACTGCTTCGTACATCTCGGATTCGCTCCAACTGCTCATCAAAATAGTCTTTGCCAAATATCTGCCTCGGGTCTTTGAGCCGTTCATCATCCATCGTAAAACCTTTGATGATAAACTCTTTTAGGTGTTGAGTAGCCCATTGACGGAACCTTGTCCCTTGGAGTGATTTTACCCTATAGCCTACGGAAATTATAATATCAAGATTATAAAACTTTATAGGCTTGTCTGAATGAGCAATGTGCAAATTTTGCACATTGCTTTTTTCTTCCAGTTCACCCTCTTTAAAGATATTATTAATATGTTTTGTGATGACGGTTCTGTCTCGCCCAAAAAGCCCTGCCATCTGTTCTTGTGTCAGCCATACTGTCTCATCTTGCAGCAGCACATCGACTTTGATTTTTCCGTTTTCGGATTTGTAGAGTAAAAACTGTGTTGGTTGGAGTTGGTTTTTCATCTACTTTTCCCTCTCTACAAAATTCTTATATTATAGCTCTCGACATTGTATCACTACTAAAATATGGCAAAATGCAATCATTCTCCATAATGGCTCCACATCCGCAATACCCTCACCGTTTTACTCTCTTCGATCACCTGATAGACCAAACGGTGCTTGATATTGATACGGCGAGAGTAGGCTCCGCTGAGATTTCCGACGAGCTTTTCATAACTGGGCGGGTTTTGGAACGGGTTAACTTTGATAATTTCGATCAACTCTTTTGCCTTATCAGCTAATCCGTGAGCAGAGAGATTTTTGGCATCTTTTTGTGCCTCTTTGCTGTAGAGGATCGTATATTTTACCATTCGACCGTTTCACTAAATTCGCTATCAGGTGCATTCATGGCATCCGTAATCGATTGTGCCATATTCGAGATTGTGGTGAGGTACAACGTCTCTTCTATCGCCCTCCAGTCCTCTTGGGAAACCATAACGGCGTTGTGGCGTTTGCCTGTGATAATGATCGGTTCGTGGCTCTGTGCCGTCTCATCTATAAGATTATAAATATCAGATCGAGCTTGACTGGCGGTTATAACTTTGGTCATAGGTGCTCCTTAGTAACAAATCGTACCTAAAAGCGTACGTTTTGTCAAATGAAACCAATTTACTGATATTTTTTTATCAAATACCGTGCCATGCTAATGCCCGTACTATTTATTTTGTATTTAACCGGATTACCTTTTTTAGCATCATAATATGGATGAAAATTTTGATTAAAATAGCGACTTATGTTATCTTTATGCTTTTTAATATTCAGTATCTTTTCTATTAATACTGACAGTTCTGTGGTAGTATAAACTTTTTCTTCATTATTCTCTAGGCATCTATTATCATCTAAATATAAAGTAATAAGAATCGATTCTTCGAGTTTCAAACCTTGCGATGCTATTTTATGCTCTGATTTTTCCATCTGGCTATCAGGCAAAATATCTTTATACTTATTTTCAAATTTTAAATAGAAATCATCACGACTTTGTTCATTTAATAATTCGTTTTCTTGATATATTACACGCATCTCTTTCAAACCCATATCGGCTTGCTGACGATCTTTTTCTTCAAATTTTTCAAAAGTAATTTCGTCATCTTTGCGTTTTCGGTTCTTATTACGCTCATACCGTATTTCAATATCTGCATCAATATACACAATATTAATATCACATTTATATTTTTCCAAAAAACACTGAATTTCTTGAGGGTTACGAAAACCGCTAATAATGACAGGAGTATCTTTTAATCGATTCATGTGTTCAACGATCAAATCAGCAACAATACAGGGATTTTCCAAAAGAGCTTCCTGTGCAAAATCTCCAATTTTTAAATCAGTATTGACCCCGTGCAACTCATAAAATTTCTGATGCATAAAATCACTGGCTTCAAGATGGAAATAACCGTATTTTTCAGCGAGATGACTTGCAAGTGTACTTTTACCTGCACATGTAGGTCCAACTAAAATCAGATGATCGAAATAGAGTGGTAATACATGTTGCTTAATCAAGGGAGCAGTTTTTTCCTTGATAAAACCTTCTTCTTTTAGAAACAAAAGAACTTGATCAAAAGCTTTTTTCCTAAAATCATAAACTTCTGATCTTTGAACTGTCATGGCACCAAGTGGAGTATTATTTTCTGGAGTAAACCATTTGTTAAATGTTTTATTATCAAGCCAAGGATAGGATGGATTTGTCGCATATTCATACTCAGTGGTGACAATATTACCCTCTACTGTCCCCGTAAACTGTTTGTAATCTATACTGTATTTATCCCGTAACTTTTTTGGTAGATGTAAAATTATGTCAGAGCGAACAAAGCTTTTTCGATTGTTTCCCTTAGCTATTAACATCTCATCAAGCATCTCAAAGGTATGTTCTTTCATCCAATACTTGATGTCAAGTCCCGGCACTTCTTCCCCGTTTTCACTGAGAGCTTCAATCATAACTGAGGTATCTTCGATAATAAAAAACTTCTCATCAGGATTGGAAACATTTTTACTAAACCGTTCAAGTGCATCTTTATAACTTTCGCTTAAAAGCTCTTCTCTAACGTAAATACGGGGTTCTACATATCCAATGCCGTAGTTTTTTTGTTTCGCAATAGTAATCGGATATTCACGCGCCAAATACTGCACATGGGCAAGTTTAATACGGCTTGATGTGATAAAGATTATTTCGAGGTTAGTCATGGATAATGATGCGTCCAATATTATTAGGTCGAGTCACACTCAGATCACATTCGGGTAAGAGTTTTTTAGCATTTTTAATAACGTTTTGCATATCCTCCGCGATAAAAAAAAGCGATGCGCCAAGACTAGACATCCCTATGGCAGTTGCACCCGCTTTGTATAGCACCTGCTCCATTTGTTTGATGCTATCCCCATAGAGGTGTCGTTCAGCACTTTTCCATCGACATGCCTGAATATTTTTGATCGCTTCGCTGAATGTTGCCCTATTATCTTCTTTAATCCCGCCCAATACCCCATAAACGACATGATAAAGAGTTTCATACGATTCGGAGGGTTCTATCGGGCAGGTTTGACTAAAAAAAGCTTTTTCTTCTACTTCATTTTTAGACATTATGTATTTTGGTATGCAAAGACCAATTTCCCAATCGGGCATTGGCTCGTGTAAAAGAGCCAAAGGAGATGATGGATGTTTCTCAGTCGCACATGAGGGGAGAAAGTTTTCCCCCTGATCTCCCCGTCCGATATCAAATACATAACCGCCATTGAAATAGGTATGGATACCGATACCCGATGTCCCGCCTCTACCTGAAGCATTGATGATCTCTTGTTCTGTATACTCTGAACCATTGATAAGATAGAGAAGTTCCAATGATGCAAGACGAATCGCTGTCCCTGTTCCAAATCCCATATGAGATGCCACATCGCCGGAAATTTCAATGATACATTTTTGGACAAAGTTTTTTTGATCGGCTGTTTGTTCGAGGACGTTCAGTAACCGTTGTTTCTCATCCATACTGAAACCACGTACACGATGATCGATAATCTCGAAACTTTGAAAATTCTCGCCACGTATGTTCAATGACGGTTCTTCAATCGCAAAACCAAAACCACCGTTTTGGCGGTAACCATTACTGTGGAGAGATATAAGAGTGGTATGAATACGGCTATTAATTTTAATCTGCACGAGCATTAGCCCATTCATTTTCAAAATATTCTATATATTTTTTTGCAAATAGACTTTCAGTAATCATATGTAGTGCAGGAGTTTGTCTACTTGTAATCCCCGAAAAAACAGGACCAATAAAACATTGATTGTCATAAACGAATATACTTTGAGTTGGAATATGATCATAATATTCAACTTGAAAATTTGAATATTGAGCTTTTAATTTATTTAATGTTGGCTGTGCATTGTCATATTTGTTTTTTGCCTTTTCATCATTCAGATTGAGTTTATTTGCTACTAAAATTTTTACTTCGATACCTTGAGCCAGTTTAGATAATAAAATCTTTTTTTCTGCTACTGAGTTATCTTCATCAGCAAAATCTTTTAAAAAATCATCCACTGTATTTCCCATAATCCAAAGTCTAGTTTTAAGATTATTTATAGTTTCTCGATAAGTATCTTCATTATACTTATTACTCAAAATATTAATAACACCCAATTTTTCAAATTTATCATATTTTTTATGTTCATACCATGACAGCAAAAATTGAGTGCATGCCACAATAAAACCCACAGTCAAACCACTTATAATTGATGATATATTCGCATCAATATTAGTTTTTGAATTTGAACTCCATACAAATAAATACATTGATAACAAACCTACAACAAATAAAAACAAAAGTAATATAATCCATCGCATTGGAAAATTAACTTTTTCGGAAAAAATTATCATTTTGGTATCCCTATTAACAAGATTTCAGTGCGTTTTGCTTTTGCCAATGCATGGCTGAGTGGTTGAAGATTCAGAATTACTTTTTTAAAATGTAAATGGAAAAAAACTTCTAGCTCTTTTACACTTGGAATGGCATTTGTCATATATGAAAGTACAACAATAGAATTTTTATGCTGTTCTATAAGATTAAAAAGTCTTTGGGTGAATTGATGTTTTGATTCCCATTTTTTAATATGTGGATTCATATGAAGCATCTTCGTCTTATGACTATCATCTATCATCAAATGCCACTTATCATATTGAGCTATCCCCTCTAAAAAATGATATTTTTTCCAATAACCATCATTTTTTGTAGTATCCGAAATATACGGAGGATCAATGTAAATTAAATCATATTTAGCCGGTATTTCTTCAGCACTCGACGGAGATAAAATACAAAAATCATGTTCATGACGATTTGGTAGTTTATGTAATTCATAAAGAATTTTTTTTGCTGTTTCAGGAAATGGTGTATTCCATGTTGTGAGATTGCCAAAACTACGTTTAACATCTGCATTCCGAAGATATAAATTAGCACGATGAAATAAATTATATGGACGTTTCATCATGGAAGCCTGAAATAGTACATATAAACATAATTCTCTATCAGATTTATTTTTAAGACTTTTTATTGCTTCGATAGCTCCATCAAGCCAATGATTTTCTTCATCTGTAAAATAAATAGTTTGAAATGTTTGAGAGATAAACCCCGTTTGGATAGGCGTAATATTATTAAAAAAGTTTTCAAATTTGATCAGTTGTTTACTACTGATTCCACCGCGTAAAAGGACGTTAGCCGATATTGTATTGGATTGTAATGCATCATGAAAAGTTACGTTTTTGCCCATTGCTTGAAAAAGCAAAGATACGCTTGCCGTTCCACCGAAACAGTCTAAAACTGTTTGATATTCTAAATCTTTTAAATTTTCATATATCCAACCGAGAATTCGCTTTTTACTACCGTAATAACGTGTTTTTGGAAAAAGTGTCAAATATTCATGAATAGTAGTATTTGTTTGTGAGGATTGAGGATAAAAAGACTTATCCAAACACTCTTCTTCACCAAACTCTATCCCATAATTTTTAAGTTTATTAATATTATTTGTTTTCAGCAAGAGAAAGCCACTCCTCATGTTCAAGCCCAATACTATGCTCGATCAACTCCGAAAACAATTTTTCCATAAAATCAGGGTCTAAACCCTTTTCATCTGCTTGAAGTCGTATCGATAAAAGCATAGAGGTTATCCGTTCGGGAACACGAACTCCGGTTTCTCCTACAGGAGAATCTTTAAACGGTGCGGCAGAGAGGACAAGAGAGCGACGGTCGGCGATGAGAGCAATAATTTTGCTATC
Encoded proteins:
- a CDS encoding chorismate mutase, which translates into the protein MTSLPDIRSAIDKIDSKIIALIADRRSLVLSAAPFKDSPVGETGVRVPERITSMLLSIRLQADEKGLDPDFMEKLFSELIEHSIGLEHEEWLSLAENK
- a CDS encoding virulence RhuM family protein, giving the protein MKNQLQPTQFLLYKSENGKIKVDVLLQDETVWLTQEQMAGLFGRDRTVITKHINNIFKEGELEEKSNVQNLHIAHSDKPIKFYNLDIIISVGYRVKSLQGTRFRQWATQHLKEFIIKGFTMDDERLKDPRQIFGKDYFDEQLERIRDVRSSERRLYQKITDIYAQCSADYDPNHETSREFFATVQNKLHWAIVGETAAEIIYNRVGSNKDNIGLTSWKNSPDGKIRRADVVVAKNYLTLEELDFFNRIVTMYLDYAEFQAKNKQVMSMKDWVAKLDAFLQFNEKEVLDHKGKISHEIAIALALDEYEKFRVVQDKEYVSDFDRLFLKTEKKG
- a CDS encoding type II toxin-antitoxin system Phd/YefM family antitoxin, with the protein product MTKVITASQARSDIYNLIDETAQSHEPIIITGKRHNAVMVSQEDWRAIEETLYLTTISNMAQSITDAMNAPDSEFSETVEW
- a CDS encoding non-canonical purine NTP pyrophosphatase, with amino-acid sequence MTNLEIIFITSSRIKLAHVQYLAREYPITIAKQKNYGIGYVEPRIYVREELLSESYKDALERFSKNVSNPDEKFFIIEDTSVMIEALSENGEEVPGLDIKYWMKEHTFEMLDEMLIAKGNNRKSFVRSDIILHLPKKLRDKYSIDYKQFTGTVEGNIVTTEYEYATNPSYPWLDNKTFNKWFTPENNTPLGAMTVQRSEVYDFRKKAFDQVLLFLKEEGFIKEKTAPLIKQHVLPLYFDHLILVGPTCAGKSTLASHLAEKYGYFHLEASDFMHQKFYELHGVNTDLKIGDFAQEALLENPCIVADLIVEHMNRLKDTPVIISGFRNPQEIQCFLEKYKCDINIVYIDADIEIRYERNKNRKRKDDEITFEKFEEKDRQQADMGLKEMRVIYQENELLNEQSRDDFYLKFENKYKDILPDSQMEKSEHKIASQGLKLEESILITLYLDDNRCLENNEEKVYTTTELSVLIEKILNIKKHKDNISRYFNQNFHPYYDAKKGNPVKYKINSTGISMARYLIKKYQ
- a CDS encoding HAMP domain-containing sensor histidine kinase, with product MSEVISPAELKSLIDQTYKVEEEYVALRQSYDYLQSTIEQVIEFLPNAIWIVETDGTIFLQNSQAKSLSSLFETLRFVEEDYEVHFEERSYLIKSVHHNEKHLFSATDITEQKRKENLATMGQMAAHLSHEIRNPVGSIALLASTLIKRVIPENRPIVEEIQKSLYRIERIIKATLMFSKGVSAQKNRLHWNQIREALMSAIGYYSYAKNIEFVFPQEDFELFGDLDLLTMLFSNFVFNAIDAIELDEEDEGKIEILHSKVGQFHLFEVYDSGIAIENKKWLFEAFKSTKERGNGLGLVLAKNIVESHGGEIGVCEGERKGFRFTLSF
- a CDS encoding DNA adenine methylase; the encoded protein is MLKTNNINKLKNYGIEFGEEECLDKSFYPQSSQTNTTIHEYLTLFPKTRYYGSKKRILGWIYENLKDLEYQTVLDCFGGTASVSLLFQAMGKNVTFHDALQSNTISANVLLRGGISSKQLIKFENFFNNITPIQTGFISQTFQTIYFTDEENHWLDGAIEAIKSLKNKSDRELCLYVLFQASMMKRPYNLFHRANLYLRNADVKRSFGNLTTWNTPFPETAKKILYELHKLPNRHEHDFCILSPSSAEEIPAKYDLIYIDPPYISDTTKNDGYWKKYHFLEGIAQYDKWHLMIDDSHKTKMLHMNPHIKKWESKHQFTQRLFNLIEQHKNSIVVLSYMTNAIPSVKELEVFFHLHFKKVILNLQPLSHALAKAKRTEILLIGIPK
- a CDS encoding beta-ribofuranosylaminobenzene 5'-phosphate synthase family protein, with the translated sequence MLVQIKINSRIHTTLISLHSNGYRQNGGFGFAIEEPSLNIRGENFQSFEIIDHRVRGFSMDEKQRLLNVLEQTADQKNFVQKCIIEISGDVASHMGFGTGTAIRLASLELLYLINGSEYTEQEIINASGRGGTSGIGIHTYFNGGYVFDIGRGDQGENFLPSCATEKHPSSPLALLHEPMPDWEIGLCIPKYIMSKNEVEEKAFFSQTCPIEPSESYETLYHVVYGVLGGIKEDNRATFSEAIKNIQACRWKSAERHLYGDSIKQMEQVLYKAGATAIGMSSLGASLFFIAEDMQNVIKNAKKLLPECDLSVTRPNNIGRIIIHD
- a CDS encoding EAL domain-containing protein, with the protein product MIVTQTKQRAILYAMSIVVLLIIVFIVTIVQDKKKVLEEKTSAHRALLRNSYDLAMLDTQKGLNELACKLAGNREIVDAFAARDREKLYQLSLPYFNEAKGRGEVDMSGFVGADGAHFLRLQEPKKYGDNILHKRPVLAHAINTRQRVTTLDVTIYDVSVVTIVPIFKGKTFIGIIQTVAKIDRVQKRLDAHSGIKSAIAFDTKKLKNLLPDANHITYHSYSLVSSNDTLFDHLPSNFNFEQSNRYTIDIHEYVIASRSLTNYKNEVIAMMTCAFDITADVREYERELRNLLIISFVLLAVIGIVLHYGFQIFIRRIDRDAQVTRELNQKLSHQLHSDHLTSLPNRNALIRDIHSSRFYALILLNIDNFKEINDFYGHAIGDETILALTHSIQEAIQNLPMKLYKMPSDEYAIALIEPMDSTQLEASRLTIIHHLESKYYNIHGASIYVTLTMGMDIALRNRITNSTNLLTNADMALKAAKKRHLSYLLYDETMQIKQEYQNNILWSKKVKEAIEEKRFVLYYQPILDSKTGELVEYEALIRMIDTNGSTIAPGYFLPAAKQSRLYPLISQFVIDEVFKMLETTPHRYSINLSVDDIFDKPTKHFLISKLHSTAHAKRLIFELLESEGIENYQEVSSFIAEVKEFGCRIAIDDFGTGYSNFAHILRLDVDILKIDGSLIRNIDTDTNAQTILTAVTEFSKRLNLKTVAEFVHSEAVYDKCKELGVDYLQGYYLGEPKPLD
- a CDS encoding Txe/YoeB family addiction module toxin, which encodes MVKYTILYSKEAQKDAKNLSAHGLADKAKELIEIIKVNPFQNPPSYEKLVGNLSGAYSRRINIKHRLVYQVIEESKTVRVLRMWSHYGE
- a CDS encoding M18 family aminopeptidase, which codes for MREFNEELINFIDASPTPFHAVAWIKKALECRGFIGLEEDQVWNLEEDKDYYVTRNDSSIIAFTYPPCNEKGYTIVGAHTDSPHLRLKPNPLTTSAGVKRLGVEPYGGVLLNPWFDRDLGLAGRVVYLDGEVRKEALITIDYPIAFIPSLAIHLDREANSSRSINAQSDIVPIIATGDVDFETFILSQIQEDTASLTLLAHELSFYDLQKGSFVGVNGEFITSARLDNLLSCYVGMNALLETSYPMMLACMDHEEVGSDSHVGAGGTFVEETLRRIAGENFTTLMRRSLMVSCDNAHAQHPNFPTKHESEHAPILNQGVAIKINSNQRYATSARTQGRFVQCARALHIPIQTFITRSDMGCGSTIGPITATRLGIETIDVGVPTLGMHSIRELSGISDAYGLYRILMHVGDF